The Thermocrinis albus DSM 14484 genome segment TATAGTGGTAGTTTACGCAACCACTTGACAGATAGAAAGGGAGGGTTATATTTATCGGTAGAGTTGTATCACAGAGGGGAGGGCGCCTAACCTTCTGTGGCAACTCAGGGAAAAACTTAGGAGGTTTGTAGCACCATGGTAGTAAGAGGCACCGTTAAGTGGTTCAGCAAGGAAAAGGGTTATGGCTTCATAACCCGCGATGACAATCAAGGTGACGTTTTTGTACATTTCAGTGCTATTCAGCAAAGGGGTTTTAAGACTCTGGAACAGGGTCAGAAGGTGGAGTTTGAGATAGAGGAGGACTCTAAGGGACCCAGAGCCAAGAACGTAAGGGTCATAGGCTGATAACTTTCCCCCCGTCAGGGGGGGGGATTTTAAAAAACTCATCCGGCTCTTCCGCTACCCTTGTCGTATCTGATACAGAAACTTAGTCGGTCATTTTGTTATAATTTTCATCAGTATTTTTTGGAGGGCTAATATGAAGCTTCACGAACACCAGGCTAAAGAGATTTTCGGTAGATATGGCCTTCCCGTTCCCAAAGGTGGTGTTGCTTTTAGCGTAGAAGAAGCCCAAAGAGTAGCTGAAGAGCTGGGTTCCTTCCCCCTAGTGGTAAAGGCTCAGGTCCACTGCGGTGGTAGAGGTAAGGCTGGTGGTGTAAAGCTGGTGCACAGTATGGAGGAGCTAACGCAGGCTGTTGAGAGTATGCTAGGAAAGGTTCTCAAAACCTTCCAATGTCCGGAGGGTAAACCTGTAAGCAGAGTGTGGATAGAAAAGGCCACCCCCATAAAGAAAGAGTACTACTTTTCCATAACTCTTGACAGATCAGCGGCCAAACCTGTAATAATGGCCTCTGCAGAAGGTGGTATGGAGATAGAGGAGGTGGCAAAGGAGAAACCTGACGCTATCCTGATGCTACACGTAGATCCAGCCTTAGGTCTCATGCCATCTCAGGCAAGGAAGATAGCCTTCCGGCTAGGTCTTCCAGTAGACAGGTTTGTTCCCTTGGCCCTCAACCTTTACAAGCTTTACATGGATTTAGATGCCTCTCTTGTAGAGGTAAACCCCCTTGTTCTGACAGAGGAAGGAGACCTCGTGATTTTGGATGCTAAGGTAGATGTGGATGACAACGCTCTCATGAGGCACAGGGACATACAAGAGATGGAGGACCTAACCCAGCTGGATCCTTTAGAGGTGGAGGCTAAGAAGTACGGTCTTAACTACATAAAGCTGGATGGTAACATAGGATGTATGGTGAACGGTGCAGGGCTGGCTATGACCACCATGGACATCATAAAACTGGCAGGTGGAAATCCGGCCAACTTCTTAGACGTAGGGGGTGGTGCCAGTGTGGAACAGATAGCGAACGCCTTCCGCATCCTTATGGCAGATCCCAACGTAAAGGCTGTGTTCATCAACATCTTTGGTGGTATACTGAGGTGCGATAGGTTAGCCAGTGGTCTCATAGAGGCTGCTAAGATGGTGGACATTAGTGTACCGGTAGTGGTGAGAATGGAGGGCACCAACGTGGAGGAAGGCAAGAGAATGTTGGCGGAATCCGGTCTGAGGTTTGTGACGGCAGAAGACATGTGGGATGGTGCCAGAAAGGCTGTGGAACTAGCTTCCTAACAGTTCGGGAAGTAAGAGGGGGAGGAACATCTCCAGTTCCTCCTCCCAATGAGGTATGTCTATCTGTAGTTCTTTAGAGATCCTGGCATTACTCATAGCAGAGAAAGATGGCCTCTTGGCTGGTAGAGAGAAAACACTCATGGGGACAGGTAGGACGGTTTTTTCTATCTTAAGTAGTCGGAGTACCTTTTTAGCGTATTCGTAACGGGAGGCATATCCGCTGTTGGTAAGGTGATATAAGCCCCGGAGGTCTTTTTTAAGAGCCTTGAGGGTAACATCCACTATGGTCTTGGTGGAGGTTGGCACCGATACCTCGTCAGCCGATATCTTCAAGATATCCTGTGTTTTTACCCAGTTGAGGAGCTTGTAGAGAAAGTTCTGTTTACCCTCACCGTAAACCCAACTTACCCGAAATATCAGGAAATCACCTTCAAGCTCTTGGAGCAAAAGCTCACCGGTGTATTTACTTTTTCCGTAGAGGGAGAGGGGAGAGGGTTTATCGTCTTCTACGTAAGGAGCTCCCTTGGTGCCGTCAAAAACGTAATCGGTAGAGTAGTGGATGAGTTTCACACCTTTCGCCACACATAGCTCTCCCAGCACCTTTACCGCAAAGGCATTGACAGCAAAAGCGGTTGCGTAATCTTCTTCTGCTTTGTCCACATAGTTGTAAGCTGTACAGTTTATAACTACGTGAGGTTTAACCTCATCAAGCCACCTCTTTACAGAACTCATACTGGTAACGTCACACTCCTCCCTCCCCAGTGCCACCAACTGGTAACCTTCTGAAGATAGTTTTTTTACAAAAGCTCTTCCCAGTTGACCCCTCTTACCTAAGAGGAGTACTCTCATGTTACCTTTTCCAGAGCCCAGTCTATGTGATCTAAGTACCACTCTACCGTACGTCTTATGCCTTCTTCCAACTTGGTTTTAGCCTTCCAGCCGAGCTTCTCCCATGTTCCGGAAACATCGAGGGAGTATCTGTAATCATGCCCCGGTCTGTCCTGCACAAAGCTGATAAGATCCTCAGGTTTTCCAAGGATACTGAGTATCAACTTGGCCACTTCTATGTTTCTTCTTTCCTCTCCACTACCTACGTTGTAGATTTCTCCAGGTTCACCCTTCTTGATGATCTCAAGGACAGCCTCCGCACAGTCACTTACGTAAAGCCATTCCCTCACGTTGAGTCCACGCCCATAGATGGGTATAGGCTCGTTCTTGATGGCTTTCACTATCACCACAGGTATGAGCTTTTCCGGATACTGCCACGGTCCGTAGTTGTTGGAAGGTCTCACTGTTATAACAGGAAGCCCGTAGGTTCTAAAGTAAGCCCTACCTAGCATATCGGCACTGGCTTTAGAAACAGAGTAAGGCGAGTTGGGTTTGAGGCATGAATCTTCCTTAAAAGAACCTTCATCACCCAGCTCACCGTAAACTTCGTCGGTGGATATGTTGATAAAACTTTTAACGCCGTATTTCTTTGCTGTATCCAGAAGGTTCAGCGTACCCAAAACGTTGGTGGTGAAAAAGGGAGAGGGATCCGAGATACTTCTGTCTACATGGCTTTCTGCTGCCCAGTGAACCACCACGTCCGGCTTTTCTTTACTGAATATGTACTCCAAAAACTCCCTGTTGTTGATATCACACCTGTAGAAGGTAATCTTCTCCAAAACCTCCTCCAGTCTCCTTATATCGCCTGCGTAAGTGAGCTTATCTACCACTACGCACTGGTAACCTTCTTTCACCGCTTGACGGGTAAATTCGCTGCCTATGAAACCCGCACCTCCTGTTATCAGCAGTTTCATCCTAAACCCCGTAACGGAAGTTTATCTTAGCATCTTTCAGGAAGGGAAGAGAGCTGTCTTTGGGTGAGATTGTAAGATTCTCCACCAAATGGAGAGGCCAAGCTATACCGATGTCAGGATCGTTCCAGCGTATACCCGCATCAGCCTCCGGTCTGTACTCGGCACCTGAAACTTTGTACAGTACATCTGCCTCCTCCGACAGGGTGAGAAAGCCGTGAGCAAACCCTTTCGGAATCCACAGCATAAGGTGGTTCTCCTCGGAGAGTTCTACGCCTACCCATCTTCCGTAGGTAGGGCTGCCTGACCTCAGATCTACGGCCACATCAAAGATTCTACCCTTTACGCATCTAACCAGTTTGCCCTGAGCGTAAGGCTCCAGTTGGAAGTGAAGACCCCTCAACACCCCTTTCTTGGACCTTGAATGGTTGTCTTGAACAAAATCAACATCTATGCCGGCCTTTTCAAAATCTGAGCGCTTGAAGATTTCCATA includes the following:
- a CDS encoding cold-shock protein; the encoded protein is MVVRGTVKWFSKEKGYGFITRDDNQGDVFVHFSAIQQRGFKTLEQGQKVEFEIEEDSKGPRAKNVRVIG
- the sucC gene encoding ADP-forming succinate--CoA ligase subunit beta; amino-acid sequence: MKLHEHQAKEIFGRYGLPVPKGGVAFSVEEAQRVAEELGSFPLVVKAQVHCGGRGKAGGVKLVHSMEELTQAVESMLGKVLKTFQCPEGKPVSRVWIEKATPIKKEYYFSITLDRSAAKPVIMASAEGGMEIEEVAKEKPDAILMLHVDPALGLMPSQARKIAFRLGLPVDRFVPLALNLYKLYMDLDASLVEVNPLVLTEEGDLVILDAKVDVDDNALMRHRDIQEMEDLTQLDPLEVEAKKYGLNYIKLDGNIGCMVNGAGLAMTTMDIIKLAGGNPANFLDVGGGASVEQIANAFRILMADPNVKAVFINIFGGILRCDRLASGLIEAAKMVDISVPVVVRMEGTNVEEGKRMLAESGLRFVTAEDMWDGARKAVELAS
- the rfbD gene encoding dTDP-4-dehydrorhamnose reductase translates to MRVLLLGKRGQLGRAFVKKLSSEGYQLVALGREECDVTSMSSVKRWLDEVKPHVVINCTAYNYVDKAEEDYATAFAVNAFAVKVLGELCVAKGVKLIHYSTDYVFDGTKGAPYVEDDKPSPLSLYGKSKYTGELLLQELEGDFLIFRVSWVYGEGKQNFLYKLLNWVKTQDILKISADEVSVPTSTKTIVDVTLKALKKDLRGLYHLTNSGYASRYEYAKKVLRLLKIEKTVLPVPMSVFSLPAKRPSFSAMSNARISKELQIDIPHWEEELEMFLPLLLPELLGS
- the rfbB gene encoding dTDP-glucose 4,6-dehydratase gives rise to the protein MKLLITGGAGFIGSEFTRQAVKEGYQCVVVDKLTYAGDIRRLEEVLEKITFYRCDINNREFLEYIFSKEKPDVVVHWAAESHVDRSISDPSPFFTTNVLGTLNLLDTAKKYGVKSFINISTDEVYGELGDEGSFKEDSCLKPNSPYSVSKASADMLGRAYFRTYGLPVITVRPSNNYGPWQYPEKLIPVVIVKAIKNEPIPIYGRGLNVREWLYVSDCAEAVLEIIKKGEPGEIYNVGSGEERRNIEVAKLILSILGKPEDLISFVQDRPGHDYRYSLDVSGTWEKLGWKAKTKLEEGIRRTVEWYLDHIDWALEKVT
- the rfbC gene encoding dTDP-4-dehydrorhamnose 3,5-epimerase; translated protein: MPFEFIRLEIPDVVLIRPVVFTDERGFFMEIFKRSDFEKAGIDVDFVQDNHSRSKKGVLRGLHFQLEPYAQGKLVRCVKGRIFDVAVDLRSGSPTYGRWVGVELSEENHLMLWIPKGFAHGFLTLSEEADVLYKVSGAEYRPEADAGIRWNDPDIGIAWPLHLVENLTISPKDSSLPFLKDAKINFRYGV